Genomic segment of Paenibacillus sp. FSL R5-0912:
GGTAAAGTTCAGATAGCTGTCCTTGGCGGGCATCGGACCAATACAGTACGCTTCATCAGCCAGACGGACATGCAGTGAATCCCGGTCCGGCTCCGAATAGACTGCTACGGTGGAAATGCCCAGTTCACGGCAGGCCCTGATAATGCGGACCGCGATTTCGCCGCGGTTGGCAATCAACACTTTTTGAATGTTCATGCTTTTCCTCCCAAAGTTTAGCGAAGCTTGCAGGCTCCTCATGATTCTCGCGGCAATTATTCCGCTCTCACCAGAAACAGCGGCTGGCCGTATTCCACTAACTGGCCGTTCTCGGCCAGGACGGAGACGATTTCGCCTTTCACTTCCGCTTCCAGCTCATTCATCAGCTTCATGGCTTCAATGATACAGACCGTTGATTTCTCATGAACCCGGTCTCCCACACTTACAAAGGACGGTGTTTCCGGAGAAGCAGCACTATAGAAGGTCCCTACCATCGGAGAGACGATTTTATGTAATGCGCCTTCAGCGGAGGGTGATTGCTGCTGCGTTACAGCAGGAACTTCACTGACAACCGGAGGAGCAACATGCTGCGGACTTTGCGGCTGCGATGCTGGCGTAAAGGGGTAGGCATAAGGAGTCGCCTGGATTGCTGTTCCATCAGCTTCAGGGCGATCCGGTTTGCGGATAGCCAGCTTCATACCTTCGCTTTCAATCTCCAGCTCATGTACGGAAGAGGTCTGGTCCAGCAATTTAATTAATTCCTTAATCTCGCTTAACTTGAACATTGGGTAGTTCACTCCTTCAGCTTTCTCTCAAAGCCATTTTGGACGCAGATAAGCAGGGTACGATATTCCGTTCTTCCCGGGTAACCTGTGATTCAGCCTGCTTGCGGTTCTTTAGAATCGCTTTCAGGATAACCGCTGCCTGCGTATTCTTCTTATATTTCAAGATAACTTTATGTATTATATCACAAACGCTAGAAATGGAAAGAGCCCGGGACGTGCCCGGACTCTTTCGGCATTTTATTCTATTTTCTTTCAATTAATTCAGGGGGGCTTACTGCTCCGATACGTATTGGACTTTAATCTTGTCCTGGGACACACTCAGTTCTTTCATTACAAGGTCAACGATGCCCACGGCCTGCTTCACATCCAGCTTATCGCTGAGCACTACGATCGTGTACGCATCTCCGGCTTCCTCTTTCACAATAGCTTCTCCGTATTTCTGCTGGAGCTGTTCCTCAATTCCGGTGATCTTTGATTCTTTTTCCTCCAGCTTGCTGAGTTGTTCCTGGGCAACCGCGTTCTCCGCAGGTGTCTTATCCATGTCATTAATCAGGGCCAGCAGATCATTGTGGTCCTTAAGATTCTGCTGCTCGCGTTCATACAGGTAGTTCGTGAACATGCTGCTGGCCGACACGCTCTCTGAAGCTACTTCATCCAGAATAGCCGCATCATCCTTGGCCGGAGTCTTATCTGTGGAAGCTGCTGCTGATTTGTCGGCACTTGCAGCCGGTTTGTCTGTCTTGCCCGCTGTATCTGCTGCGGCCGTTTCCTTGTCAGCGTTGGAGCTGTTAGCTGCTGCGCTGCTGTCATCTGTTACTGCTGCAGTTGCGGTATCATCCGTCACGGCAGCGGCTGCGGTATCGTCTGCAACAGCTTTGTCGGCATCCTCAGTTACAGCAGCAGTTTTGCTGTCCTCTGTCTGGGTTCCCGCATCGGCAGTAACGGAATCATCAGTTGTTACTTCGTTGATCACGAGCCCGCTGTCAAGCGTAGTAGCTGTCCCGCCGCCCGTCCCATCCTTCACGGTGTCCACCTGAATGCTGCCTGCAGTTTCTTTAGGAATGGAAGCACCTGTGTCCTCCGTGAACAGATAATAAGCCGAGAGCACCACCATTAAACTGAGCATCGAAACCAGCCAAATCGTTTGTCTTTTGCCCTTCATTTGTGATTCCTCCTAAAAGTTTTATTAAATATGCCTCTACGAATTCGCTTGCGTATGTCTGGCTTGTAAGCTGAACGCCTATTCCTGCTTGCGCGGAACGACGGAGATCCGGTAGCTCGGCACGTTCAGCCCTTTCTCGACAGCCTGCTCGATCAGGTTACGCACCACTTTATTCTCTGCCCCTTTGGCGACAACCAGCACACCGCGCACCTGGGGTTTGATCCGTTTGGTGATAATCGGGGTCTCGTCACCGGACTGGCTGTAGGTTACGATTTCGCCGTCCCTGGTGTATTGTGTGGTATGGCGTTTACCACCGCTGGCATCGGTTTCCTCACTCTGCGCCTGCGAATCATTCATATTGCGCTGCACGACTATTTCCTCTGTGGAATCCACGGTGACCATAATGTCAACCGTCCCGACCCCGACGATTTTCTCCAGAATCTCCTTCGTCCGGTTCTCCATCGCCAGCTCGATGCTGTCAAAAGAATTGGGTTGCACCGCCTCCTGCTGCAGGACCGCCTGAGAGGTCTCACTTACGGGTGGTTCACGTCCCGTATTCTCACTGTCCAGCTTCTTCACATTCACGAAGGAGTTGAACAGCATGATAGCAACGCCCAGCAAGCCAATAATGATCAGCCAGCGGAAAGTATGACTCCTCTTCGGGTTGCCGCTTCCGCCGCCGGCCCACTGCTCAAGCTTTTTCAGCCAATTGGCCATTGATTTCCCTCCTTCTGTTTATGGCATTCTGCCTTGATTTCCCTGGTCACTGTCTTATGATTTCACGGCGCTGGTGCCGCCGCTCAGCACATGTATCGAATCCGGGTCCAGGTTCCAGTTCTGCTCGAGCAGCCTTTTGACCGATTCGGCCTCTACAACCGCTGCTGCCTGTTCCTCCTGCGCCCCATTTCCTGTGGCTGAAGGCTGCGAAACACCCGTTGCGGCTCCAGAACCTTCACTTGCCGTCCCGTCCTTGTCCAGGCTGACCTGGACCGGTTCTACAGGGGTAATCAGTATCGGTTCGGATGCCGGGCTTGCAGCAGGCTGTGAGCCCTCTGCTGAACCCGGTATGCCGCTTGCAGCAACCGCTCCCGACACTGGTATATCTACCGTGACCGAGGAGATCACCGGCACCTCTTCGCCCAGAGGCGCACTCGGATTCTGCCCCATGCCCAGCGTCACCGTAACATTTGCGCCGCGGATGCCGGTGCTGCCGGCAATCTGATCACGCATCTGCCCTGCTATTTCTTCGGCGGCAAGCTTCAGGCTCTGATCGCGCGCGCCCTCTGCCAGCATCCGCCCGTCCGCCAGAATCTTCTCCAGCGAGTCCGCGCCGTCTCCTGCACCTGAGAGCAGCCCGCCGCTCCGCTCCTGCTGCTCCATGGCCAGACTAAGCTCCTTGCTGGCGTCACCCTTTAGCATAGAGACGATCGGACTCAGCATGGTCAGCAGAACCAGCAGACTGAGCACCAGTCTGGCATAACGTTCCATGGATTTGCTGGGCAGCAGCATCTCGACAAACGCGGCCATCAGCACCACCAGAATCAGTTCATGGAGCCATCCGCTGAGCCAGCTCATGGCACACCTCCTGAAAGTTTCTTCACACAACCAGCCTCATACCTCATACAAACGGACCAGGATGTTATTCGCCTCACCGCATCATTACGGTGACATTTCCGGCAGTCAGCATGATGGTGACGGCCAGGAAGAACATCAGAGATACGGCAGCCAGCGCGGCGAATACGTAGATCATGCTTTTACCGATCGTCTGCAGGCAGGTCACAATGGGCGTTTCACCCAGCGGCTGCATAACGGCGGCGGCTACGTTGTAGATCAGGGCCAGCACCAGGATTTTGATCGCCGGGAAGGCGCAGAGGAAGAGGATGATGATGACCCCCGAGAGCCCGATAGCGTTCTTCACCAGCAGTGATGCCGAGATTACGGTATCAGTGGCATCAGCGAACATTTTGCCGATAACCGGCACGAAATTGCCTGTGATATATTTGGCGGCGCGGATGGTTACTCCATCAGTGACCGAGCTGGTGATTCCTCTGACCGAGATTACCCCGAGAAAGACGGTAAGCAGGACTCCAAGCAATCCGGCACCGATATTGCGCAGCAGGTTGGCCAGCTGGGTCAGCTTATATTTCTCCGACATCGCACTCACCAGATGCAGCACCGCCGAGAAGAACAGCAGCGGGAACACTATGGTGTGAATCATCGTGCCCACCGTATGGATCATGAACACGATCAGCGGATGGGTCACAGACACCGTTACGATATTGCCCATTGAAGCCAGCAACGCGAACAGCAGCGGAATCATCGCCATCATGAAATCGATCATCCGGTCAATGGCATCCTTGGCGTAGCCGATCGAGATGTTGAAGCTGTTCACGGCTATGACCAGTACCACCATGTAACAGAGCATATAAGCGATTTTACTGACGGATTTCCGTTCAAAAGCGGTCTGCAGCGTCTCCAGAATCATACTCAGCACGCTGATCATCACAATCGTAACCAGCAGCTTGCCGTTGTAGAGCACCTCATGCCACATGAAGCGGGTCAAGCCGGACAATACGCTTTTGAAGCTTAAACCGTCTTCTCCGGGCAGCAGCATATCCATCAGCGAAGGCGTTTTGCCTTCCGGGAAGAATCCCCCGTAGTCCTTCATCAGCTGATCCCAGTACGTCTCCACCCCGTCTGTCGGAAGGTTCTCGACCTGCCCCTTCACCCACTGGTCTACAGGGGATGAGGACCCTCCGCTGCCTCCCGTTTGCGTCTGTGTCTGCGCTTGAGAAGCTGGAGCTGCATAAGCGGTTCCTGCACACAGCAGAAGCAGCAGACAGGGGAGCAGAACGAGCAGCCTGTTTAATTTTGGCGGACGAAAAATACTGCGCTCCTGCATACCCTCACCCCGCTTTCCTGTGGCCTTCCGCTACTCCTTCTGAATCTCAAGCAGGCAGCAGCTTCATCACCGTTTCAATAATGATGCTGATAATCGGTACGGCCAGCACCATGATCAGCACTTTGCCGGCCAGCTCGATTTTGGAAGCGATCGATTCCTGTCCGGCATCGCGCACGATCTGTGCCCCGAACTCCGCGATATACGAAATGCCGATGATTTTAAACACGGTTTTGATGTAGATCATTTCCATCCCGGAGGATTCTGCCACCTGCTCCAGCGTGCCAAGAATCGTTCCGATCTTGCCGATCAGAAACAGAAAAATCAGTATGCCTGCCGCAGTAGTCAGCAGAAAAGCGAACATCGGCTTTTGTTCCTTCAGGACAAGGATGAGGACGGTCGACAGAATCCCTATTCCCACTACTTGAATGATTTCCATAACCCCAGCCTATTGAAAAAGAAAGATCGTTTTGATTTCCTGAAGCAGTCCGTCCAGCATGCGGATCACCATGAACAGCACGATGATAAAACCGACAATCGTTACCCAATGGGCGATGTCCTCTTTGCCCATCTGCTTAAGCACCGTGTGGATCATGGCGATAATGATGCCGATGCCGGCAATCTGAAAGATCGCGTTAACTTCAATATTCATTCCTGGCACCTCGCTAAAAGATCAAAATGACGATCAATGCTCCAAGCAGCAGACCCAGGCTTTTGCTCACCTTTTCATATTTGCCCTGATCTTCTCTGGCCGCTGTCTCTTCCTGCTTCAATTGCTGCAGAGCCAGTGCAATATGCGTGCTCTGATTCGATCTGTCACTGGTTCCGAGTGTGCAGCTGAGCTGCCGGAAAATTTCCTTCTCTGTTCCTTTCAGGGAGGCGCTGCTCCAGTGAATCTCCATGGACCGCTGCACAGCTTCCTCGGCGCTGTAGTTATGCGGCGGGCTCATCTCTTCCGCTGCCGTGAGGAAGAATGCTCTCAGCGGCTCCTTGCTCTGCATCCCGATCCGGCGCAGCGCCTCCGGCAGCGGGGTATAGCCATACTGGATCTCCGTCTCCAGCCGCTGCAACGCTGCGATCAGGCCTCTGATATGCCGGGGCCGCTCAGCATACTGGGCAGCCCGCTTGAAGCCGGCCAGCGTGCCCGCAAGCACGATGAGCACTGCCCCGAGCAGCTTAAGCATGCCGGTCACCGCCTATCCGCTCTTCTGGAGAGATCAGCAGCAGCCCGCGCTTCTGGGCGTCCAGGATGCGGAAGGACAGGCCAACCTCCGAACGGTGCAGGATTACGTACCGCTCGAACATCCGGTGCTCCAGCAGACCGCCAAGGCCGGGCCGGCGGGCCAGCTCGGACACTTCCTTGCCATGGGCGGAAGCGACTACCGAGATGCCGGCGTGCAGCGCCTCGGTTACTGCATCCGCATCCTCCAGGCGGCCGATCTCATCGGCAATCAGCACATCGGGTGAAAGTGAGCGGATCATCATCATCATGCCTTCCGCTTTGGGACAGCCATCCAGGATGTCCGTGCGCGGGCCGACGTCGAAGGCTGGAATCCCGCGGCGGCTGCCGGCGATCTCCGAGCGTTCATCGACGATGCCGACCTTGAGACCCGGGCGTCTGCCCTCGCGTCCGCCCTGCCCTCCGGACGAGATCTGCCTGGCGAGGTCACGCAGCAGCGTGGTCTTGCCATGCTGCGGCGGCGAGAGGATCAGCGTATGCATAATGCGCTGCCGTCCCCGGTCCAGCAGATAAGGCAGCACGCCGTCTGCCAGCCCGTGCACTTCGCGGGCAATCCGCACATTGAAGCCGGTAATATCGCGGAGATGCTCAACCCCCCCGCCGCTTAAGACCGTCCGGCCGGATAAGCCGATCCGGTGCCCGCCGGGAATCGTGATGAAGCCCTTGCGCAGCTCCTCTTCCATCGTATACAGCGAATGATTGCTGATCAGGTCCAGCAGCCGGTGCGTATCCTCCCGGTCCGGCTTGTAGGCTTCAACGGGAAGCTGTGTCAGACTGCCGTTCACGCCGACAAAATGATATTTGCCGGAGTAATTAATCTCTAGCGGCCGTCCTTCACGGACGCGCACTTCCTCCACCTTGTCCAGGAGCGCAGCGGGGAGGCCGCCGAGCAGCGCTCTTACTTTTTCGGGAAACAATAGAAGCCAATCATTTGCCATACAAAGTACCCCCAAGTTGTCCTCTACTTAATAGCTTTATTCCATATTTATGCTTGTACTTGTACTTTATGACTATCATCTATCATTTCTTCAGAATGCCGATTAAGAGAAAGGCCACACCGCAGCCGATCCAGCCGAGCTTGCCCCACGACAGCTGCTGGGCCATCCCCGTCAGGCCGACTGCTGTGGTCAGAATCAGGATTGTCGGGCCGACCAGTGCCAGCCCGGAATTAACCGCGAGCGCCTTATCCACCTGGTTCAGCCTCAGCATAATCAGTGCAGCAGCAATCTCCACACTGCCTGACAGCAGCCGAAGTCCCGCCATCCAGCTCACATACTTGTCCAATCTGTTCAACTCCCTTGTACAAATCTATGGATACCAAAGAATCCGCTGCGAATAAACAAGCTGTTATCCATGGATATGCAGAAGAGGTCCACTTTAGACAAGAAGAAATGCAGGAAGCTAGCAGAGATTTAAGCAGATGTGAAAGAAATCATAGTGCTCTCCTCTATAAAAAAATATCATCGGTATGATAAAATTAATTTTGCGCGTGCAAAAAAATGGAGCTCTGGAAAATAGAAGGGCAGGCCGCTGGAGAAACTAAGCCTTCCTAAACGCTTCTGGAGTGGGTTCGAGCGCCGCAGAAATACAGATAAAGACATCGGAAAAAGAGGGGATCACAGTCATGCAAGTTCGTAATTTCGTAGTACCGCTCGTATCGGGA
This window contains:
- the spoIIIAB gene encoding stage III sporulation protein SpoIIIAB, with product MLKLLGAVLIVLAGTLAGFKRAAQYAERPRHIRGLIAALQRLETEIQYGYTPLPEALRRIGMQSKEPLRAFFLTAAEEMSPPHNYSAEEAVQRSMEIHWSSASLKGTEKEIFRQLSCTLGTSDRSNQSTHIALALQQLKQEETAAREDQGKYEKVSKSLGLLLGALIVILIF
- the spoIIIAE gene encoding stage III sporulation protein AE, with the protein product MQERSIFRPPKLNRLLVLLPCLLLLLCAGTAYAAPASQAQTQTQTGGSGGSSSPVDQWVKGQVENLPTDGVETYWDQLMKDYGGFFPEGKTPSLMDMLLPGEDGLSFKSVLSGLTRFMWHEVLYNGKLLVTIVMISVLSMILETLQTAFERKSVSKIAYMLCYMVVLVIAVNSFNISIGYAKDAIDRMIDFMMAMIPLLFALLASMGNIVTVSVTHPLIVFMIHTVGTMIHTIVFPLLFFSAVLHLVSAMSEKYKLTQLANLLRNIGAGLLGVLLTVFLGVISVRGITSSVTDGVTIRAAKYITGNFVPVIGKMFADATDTVISASLLVKNAIGLSGVIIILFLCAFPAIKILVLALIYNVAAAVMQPLGETPIVTCLQTIGKSMIYVFAALAAVSLMFFLAVTIMLTAGNVTVMMR
- a CDS encoding stage III sporulation protein AF, with the translated sequence MSWLSGWLHELILVVLMAAFVEMLLPSKSMERYARLVLSLLVLLTMLSPIVSMLKGDASKELSLAMEQQERSGGLLSGAGDGADSLEKILADGRMLAEGARDQSLKLAAEEIAGQMRDQIAGSTGIRGANVTVTLGMGQNPSAPLGEEVPVISSVTVDIPVSGAVAASGIPGSAEGSQPAASPASEPILITPVEPVQVSLDKDGTASEGSGAATGVSQPSATGNGAQEEQAAAVVEAESVKRLLEQNWNLDPDSIHVLSGGTSAVKS
- the spoIIIAD gene encoding stage III sporulation protein AD, translated to MEIIQVVGIGILSTVLILVLKEQKPMFAFLLTTAAGILIFLFLIGKIGTILGTLEQVAESSGMEMIYIKTVFKIIGISYIAEFGAQIVRDAGQESIASKIELAGKVLIMVLAVPIISIIIETVMKLLPA
- the spoIIIAA gene encoding stage III sporulation protein AA yields the protein MANDWLLLFPEKVRALLGGLPAALLDKVEEVRVREGRPLEINYSGKYHFVGVNGSLTQLPVEAYKPDREDTHRLLDLISNHSLYTMEEELRKGFITIPGGHRIGLSGRTVLSGGGVEHLRDITGFNVRIAREVHGLADGVLPYLLDRGRQRIMHTLILSPPQHGKTTLLRDLARQISSGGQGGREGRRPGLKVGIVDERSEIAGSRRGIPAFDVGPRTDILDGCPKAEGMMMMIRSLSPDVLIADEIGRLEDADAVTEALHAGISVVASAHGKEVSELARRPGLGGLLEHRMFERYVILHRSEVGLSFRILDAQKRGLLLISPEERIGGDRHA
- a CDS encoding YqhV family protein, encoding MDKYVSWMAGLRLLSGSVEIAAALIMLRLNQVDKALAVNSGLALVGPTILILTTAVGLTGMAQQLSWGKLGWIGCGVAFLLIGILKK
- the accB gene encoding acetyl-CoA carboxylase biotin carboxyl carrier protein, with translation MFKLSEIKELIKLLDQTSSVHELEIESEGMKLAIRKPDRPEADGTAIQATPYAYPFTPASQPQSPQHVAPPVVSEVPAVTQQQSPSAEGALHKIVSPMVGTFYSAASPETPSFVSVGDRVHEKSTVCIIEAMKLMNELEAEVKGEIVSVLAENGQLVEYGQPLFLVRAE
- the spoIIIAG gene encoding stage III sporulation protein AG translates to MANWLKKLEQWAGGGSGNPKRSHTFRWLIIIGLLGVAIMLFNSFVNVKKLDSENTGREPPVSETSQAVLQQEAVQPNSFDSIELAMENRTKEILEKIVGVGTVDIMVTVDSTEEIVVQRNMNDSQAQSEETDASGGKRHTTQYTRDGEIVTYSQSGDETPIITKRIKPQVRGVLVVAKGAENKVVRNLIEQAVEKGLNVPSYRISVVPRKQE
- a CDS encoding SpoIIIAH-like family protein, whose translation is MKGKRQTIWLVSMLSLMVVLSAYYLFTEDTGASIPKETAGSIQVDTVKDGTGGGTATTLDSGLVINEVTTDDSVTADAGTQTEDSKTAAVTEDADKAVADDTAAAAVTDDTATAAVTDDSSAAANSSNADKETAAADTAGKTDKPAASADKSAAASTDKTPAKDDAAILDEVASESVSASSMFTNYLYEREQQNLKDHNDLLALINDMDKTPAENAVAQEQLSKLEEKESKITGIEEQLQQKYGEAIVKEEAGDAYTIVVLSDKLDVKQAVGIVDLVMKELSVSQDKIKVQYVSEQ
- the spoIIIAC gene encoding stage III sporulation protein AC, producing the protein MNIEVNAIFQIAGIGIIIAMIHTVLKQMGKEDIAHWVTIVGFIIVLFMVIRMLDGLLQEIKTIFLFQ